A portion of the Dehalococcoidia bacterium genome contains these proteins:
- a CDS encoding VWA domain-containing protein: protein MSFLWTGLLWLLLLVPVLIAVYVLVQRRRQKYALRYASLSLVKEALGRGPGVRRHIPPMLFIIGVAVMIVALARPVATIVLPSQQSTIILTLDVSGSMRADDLKPSRLEAAKAAARTFVNKQAPNVRIGVVSFSDSAAIVQAPTTDRQAVFAAISRLTPQRGTAIGRGILTSLDALFEEPGARPTPPPSDPLRLPEPTPVIAPVPPGSYTQAVIVLMTDGQSNVGPRPLDVVDQAANRGVRVYTVGVGDPAGIILRFEGRSVRVALDEDTLKRIAAATSAQYFRADTQTDLRNIYENLSARLVFKAEQTELTAGFTGLATVLLLTAGTLSLLWFNRLP, encoded by the coding sequence ATGTCGTTCCTTTGGACTGGCCTGTTATGGCTGCTGCTGCTTGTGCCTGTCCTCATTGCCGTCTACGTCCTCGTACAGCGGCGGCGGCAGAAATATGCGCTGAGATACGCGAGCCTTTCGCTCGTCAAAGAGGCGCTCGGACGCGGACCGGGTGTGCGTCGGCACATTCCACCGATGCTGTTCATCATTGGTGTGGCGGTCATGATCGTTGCGCTCGCGCGTCCGGTCGCAACCATCGTGCTGCCATCACAGCAGAGCACGATCATATTGACGCTCGATGTCTCGGGAAGCATGCGGGCGGACGATCTCAAACCGAGTCGGCTTGAAGCGGCGAAAGCCGCGGCGCGAACGTTTGTGAACAAGCAAGCACCGAATGTTCGCATAGGCGTCGTCTCATTCAGCGACAGCGCGGCGATTGTCCAGGCGCCGACGACGGATCGCCAGGCGGTGTTTGCGGCAATCAGCCGCCTCACGCCGCAGAGGGGCACCGCGATCGGACGTGGCATCCTCACGTCACTGGATGCTCTTTTCGAAGAGCCCGGCGCACGACCAACGCCCCCCCCGAGCGATCCACTTCGACTCCCGGAGCCGACTCCCGTAATAGCGCCGGTGCCGCCCGGCAGCTACACCCAGGCAGTTATCGTTCTGATGACCGATGGACAGAGCAACGTGGGGCCTCGCCCGCTGGATGTCGTTGACCAGGCCGCGAATCGCGGCGTCCGCGTTTACACCGTGGGTGTGGGTGACCCCGCAGGCATTATTCTAAGGTTCGAGGGCCGTTCGGTCCGCGTGGCACTGGACGAGGACACTCTCAAGCGCATTGCGGCGGCGACCAGCGCCCAGTATTTCAGAGCAGATACCCAGACCGACTTGCGCAACATCTACGAAAACTTGAGCGCGCGCCTGGTCTTCAAAGCGGAGCAGACCGAGCTTACGGCCGGGTTTACCGGCCTCGCGACTGTGCTTTTGCTCACAGCCGGAACTCTTTCGCTGCTGTGGTTCAATCGGCTGCCATAG